In Chloroflexota bacterium, the genomic stretch CGCGCCGAGCCGCCAGCACCCAGGATTAATGCGTCGAGAGGTCGCGATGTCGAGACATCCAGGCGTCGGACAATGTCATCCCAAAAACCGGGCGCGTCTGTATTATCGCCAATCAATTGATCGCCCTGGCGAAATATCGTGTTCACCGCGCCGATGGCTTGCGCCGCGGGAGTAAGGGCATCGAGATGCTGCATCACAGCCTGCTTATGTGGGATGGTCACATTAAGGCCGTGAAGTTGGTCCGCTCGCATGGTCTCAAGTAAATTTTCAAGAAAATACAATCCCTCACCCCCAGCCCCTCTCCCTAAGTGAGATGTGAGTAAGGAGTGAGGGAGTACAGGGTACAGGCAATACTCCCCTTCCAGGCCGAGGGCGCGCAAAGCAGCATTATGAATGCGCGGCGACAGACTGTGGCTGAGCGGGTAGCCGATCAATCCCAAACGGAAGGCTGAAGGTTGAAGATTGTATAAAGAAGTCATAAGTCTGGTGGTCAGGTCGTCAGTTGCCCCAAGACATCAAAATAATCCGGGAAAGTCTTCGCTACACAGGCAGGGTTTTCAATTTCTATGCCAAGAGCGCGTAAGCCGACGAGAGCAAAGGCCATCGCCATGCGGTGATCATTATAGGTTTGGATACGCGCCGGACGAACAGCGTTACACGGATAAATCGTCATGCCATCGGGGTGTTCATCCACGCGCACGCCCAGGCGGGATAATTCAGAACAGGTCGCAGCGATACGATCCGTTTCCTTGTGGCGGGCAGAGGCAATCCCGCGAATCGTGGTTGGGGTTTCGGCGAAGGGAGCAATCGCGGCCAGGGTTTGAGCGGTGTCGGGGATGTCGGCCATATCTACATCCACGCCGCGCAAGCGCAGCGGGCCGGTAACGCGGATCGCTGCGGGGGATTCTGTCACAATGCAGCCCATCTCCGCGAGCACATCCAAAAAGGCGATATCCCCCTGCCGTGCCTTCCGGGAGAGATGTTCTACTTCGACCCAGCCTCCGCAAATTGCCGGGGCAGCAAAAAAATAGGAAGCAGCGGAGGCATCGCTCTCGATAGCGTAGCGCTCCGGGGTTTTGTACTGACCTAGGGGAACACAAAACCGCTCATAGTCTACGCGCTGAACATCCACGCCAAAATCAGCCATCACGCCCAGGGTCAGGTCAATATAGGGGCGTGAATATAATGGGCCTCTAACCTCGATCTCAACGGAAATTTGAGCATAAGGTGCAGTCATCAGCAAGCCGCTCAGGTATTGGCTGCTGGTATCGCCGCGGATGGAAGTTTTTCCACCGGGGAGGCCGTTGGCGCGAATGCTCACAGGCGGACAACCCGTGGGGGCCACAACTTGAGCGCCAAGTTTATTGAGAGCCACAACCAGATCTCCGATGGGACGTTGGCGCATGCGCGGCTCGCCGTCGAGGATGAATTGGCCGCTGCCGAGAGTCAGCATGGCGGTGAGGAAACGGGCGGCGGTGCCAGCATTCCCAATATAGAGATCGGCCTGCGGAGCGGGGATTTCCCCACCGAGGCCGGTGACTGTAATCGTGCGGCGCGGCTCATCCAGG encodes the following:
- the aroE gene encoding shikimate dehydrogenase — encoded protein: MTSLYNLQPSAFRLGLIGYPLSHSLSPRIHNAALRALGLEGEYCLYPVLPHSLLTSHLGRGAGGEGLYFLENLLETMRADQLHGLNVTIPHKQAVMQHLDALTPAAQAIGAVNTIFRQGDQLIGDNTDAPGFWDDIVRRLDVSTSRPLDALILGAGGSARAVVYALLSQGYRVTIAARRLEQANAFATHFAGKFPNLQLETFNLQSKVLRDRPFDIIVNTTPLGMSPNTEASPWPVETPFPENAAIYDLVYNPNETLLVRQARAAGLKAVTGFGMLIEQAALAFERWTGLEAPRTLMHKALDEPTK
- the aroA gene encoding 3-phosphoshikimate 1-carboxyvinyltransferase; this translates as MTLPITITPIPQPLAARVRVPGSKSHTNRALLVAALASGQTVLENALFSDDSRYFAAALTGLGFDVHLDEPRRTITVTGLGGEIPAPQADLYIGNAGTAARFLTAMLTLGSGQFILDGEPRMRQRPIGDLVVALNKLGAQVVAPTGCPPVSIRANGLPGGKTSIRGDTSSQYLSGLLMTAPYAQISVEIEVRGPLYSRPYIDLTLGVMADFGVDVQRVDYERFCVPLGQYKTPERYAIESDASAASYFFAAPAICGGWVEVEHLSRKARQGDIAFLDVLAEMGCIVTESPAAIRVTGPLRLRGVDVDMADIPDTAQTLAAIAPFAETPTTIRGIASARHKETDRIAATCSELSRLGVRVDEHPDGMTIYPCNAVRPARIQTYNDHRMAMAFALVGLRALGIEIENPACVAKTFPDYFDVLGQLTT